One window of Fusarium keratoplasticum isolate Fu6.1 chromosome 2, whole genome shotgun sequence genomic DNA carries:
- a CDS encoding Vacuolar membrane-associated protein IML1: MSRNGSTRNPVPRKGPHWSHLRQFSKSSLDRTHTEPLTSPTSASTHSTIKEEKRTRLERRCTVTVNEGYAKDEVLLNFDLVGGDIRPGTLMCISTVKDDARKPSTGHGSSSKQSQDQNSGAKGGSTCQNGDSAGFKYVFVAKDMPKDMKARQHDVEVYVLKHIADAFGMKKGSQVLLTVKRKVDAKNPATEASHVELSFKDQYLSRSDIWRMTVGELTGRTVYKGQSILFMGTIKAQITAIYVDGRRTHSAFFTRDTRPIFRSESARYVLFIQMAREMWEFDSESSGAIMFNKVVNGFLPALFKRWAMLKAKHLVSIVLFARVEYDTGLTAEFDNLEGDYYTGIQPSGPRRPYKDFYRVVVSEMSSGEWTKILHQLKMEFNFFRRDISLHHHKLVAQAEIEGSHTIPRDTPSTRVKAESTFSMYGNLLEAINLASSQFAHDHIDRDLTRTGISIVIISPGPGVFEVDYETLRRTTEALVGNGIGIDLICMPKMPLHSVPLFKYRNPQYSEEHGHHPHSGLSRSFHSRDSTPNHPTPVIGSYQSLAESFSPSKSMSLSRRPDPLMSMATSDEWCYALPQWLHVSFWTGASDEALSYEGIALSVSNKVEQDDEDEFNIRCRMYALQMRSILETNEIETTPLQVDTHFPANITEPPSAQKFRQTGINDTVYIPNKRAPEALFDYVYGFQRFVPDRLARPGEKSLWKQLQEFDDYRAKISSNRRHHHSSRHAKDLDEMTRRQLAEDSGLYGTSLPEKKPAIIGSSARKLSMNMVDADKPSPAAIKKAEPTPKASKPTTVAKQPKLMRQISLGQRGFGIAAPKAVIAEIKAETVNASGTSSAETRQPSTPRMRPELRPSSPQTITSQSSTLSTQKYRLDAPDTIIEGVPMTPSIPILKRNNSGILDTAATQLRTASSMMISSPFNNRHQKREDDRDLRFSDALRADDAQKVYTNKLRAGAVLDLPTTLSPTTAITPWLTLLNPSNPESLLIDDSILYSRWQHVYPQISQMKVQKWKALCCPASVPLTTEYFPSKAQFDTEYHRHPYTLDQNADDDLAEEPKTRQEFIQELISLRFTQGFQVVVGPAVARAFGQNLIKIGDIFSRDQRLEDGTSIFMSVGNTIHQLSCVNGTEVEVNIFMRKPIDTSITCQGFSPIYRPAIRTLLDDCYEAREIDILTPRPERNWNMIDSYIAGHHDEMMDSLRFWRARFVLIPVSRKDVPLPKTQGGDNAEEVRIEGIKRLAQSWQKYRYIPPSERRYHSVGHRRKRDPNPLDIVYKTEDPSVVIAAELETLPLFEGLDGIGRKGQLVSSKERFKKSNLNLSALAEAMQQPVENGGVRLQNRRWHLRLHYACFIGSDMVTWLLDNFEDLETREDAEALGNALMATDEAKAGTQKSEKDKGVFVHVEKRHQFRDGNYFYQIASEFAKAHTGWFNTRRAGVPPTPILEPTNRDSPRALMSARPTSIHEEGSPASTSTTPTLPLSHNGKRPKVVLSKVIKYDVDHRKRSFRPERIDLHYDRLHNPDSCYHIRIDWMNVTTKLVEDAVESWAREASQYGLRLVEVPIKEACTITETNPFRRPFRLKLAAHPPDQKPETYFDPNSLGPTTSPTRHFYQTAILKKFDFVLDMEAGSNFPGNVDVSYSWGKPDFKYSQYIHRSGTLLAEITDEGDLLFLANRLYSNRPANPRDKEIRAADPLVERGGGRMSAFGPYSTYGIPESNTMASPLLKPTHYYHSPALKPVDQPTKAVPVSAPDPELIKIEIEEFCHDAAALEAFYREAMEKNQAVQGTPATAAVPTVLEAVPEASIPTLGLPPGVLGGNDGAPTKRLNSPMSFLRRSSVQYDSGSSLSGR, from the exons ATGTCCCGAAATGGCAGCACGAGGAATCCGGTCCCGCGCAAGGGACCGCATTGGAGTCATCTTCGACAATTCAGCAAGTCCAGCTTAGACCGCACCCATACCGAGCCCTTGACCTCGCCCACAAGCGCTTCGACCCATTCCACCatcaaggaagagaagcgcACGAGGCTAGAACGTCGATGCACGGTCACGGTTAATGAGGGGTacgccaaggatgaggtcctGCTCAACTTCGACCTTGTGGGCGGCGATATTAGACCTGGCACGTTGATGTGCATCTCGACGGTCAAGGATGACGCGCGGAAGCCTTCCACTGGGCATGGTTCTAGCAGCAAGCAGAGCCAGGACCAGAATTCCGGTGCCAAAGGAGGATCGACATGTCAGAACGGAGATAGCGCCGGCTTCAAATACGTCTTTGTCGCAAAAGATATGCCCAAAGATATGAAGGCACGGCAGCATGACGTGGAGGTCTATGTCTTGAAGCACATTGCGGATGCGTTCgggatgaagaagggctCCCAGGTTCTCCTGACGGTG AAGCGAAAGGTTGATGCCAAGAACCCAGCTACCGAGGCTTCTCACGTTGAACTATCGTTCAAGGACCAATACTTGTCGAGATCGGACATTTGGAGAATGACGGTCGGGGAATTGACGGGAAGAACCGTCTACAAAGGCCAATCCATCTTGTTCATGGGCACTATCAAAGCTCAGATTACCGCTATTTATGTCGACGGCCGGAGAACGCATTCTGCCTTCTTCACTCGTGACACACGACCAATCTTCCGGAGTGAATCAGCCAGATACGTGCTCTTCATCCAGATGGCCAGGGAAATGTGGGAGTTTGACTCGGAAAGCTCCGGTGCCATCATGTTCAACAAAGTTGTCAACGGTTTTCTGCCCGCGCTGTTCAAGAGGTGGGCGATGCTAAAGGCAAAGCATCTGGTCAGCATCGTGCTCTTCGCGCGCGTAGAGTACGATACCGGATTGACGGCCGAGTTTGACAACCTGGAAGGCGACTACTACACGGGCATCCAACCCTCTGGGCCCCGTCGGCCGTACAAGGACTTCTATCGCGTGGTCGTGAGTGAGATGAGCAGCGGAGAGTGGACAAAGATTCTTCACcagttgaagatggagttCAACTTTTTCCGTCGAGACATTAGTCTACATCACCACAAGCTCGTCGCGCAAGCAGAGATCGAGGGGTCACATACAATCCCCAGAGACACCCCTTCGACAAGAGTCAAGGCAGAGTCGACCTTTTCGATGTATGGCAACCTCTTGGAAGCGATCAATTTGGCCTCGTCCCAGTTCGCACACGACCACATCGACAGAGATCTCACCAGGACAGGCATTTCTATTGTAATCATCAGTCCTGGCCCTGGTGTTTTTGAAGTCGACTATGAAACTCTACGAAGGACGACTGAGGCGTTGGTTGGCAACGGTATCGGCATCGATTTGATCTGCATGCCCAAGATGCCTTTGCACTCGGTGCCTCTCTTCAAGTATCGTAACCCGCAGTATTCTGAGGAGCACGGCCACCACCCCCATTCTGGCCTCTCAAGATCGTTTCATAGCCGTGACAGCACGCCAAATCACCCTACGCCCGTCATTGGCAGTTATCAGTCACTGGCAGAATCCTTCTCCCCGTCTAAGAGCATGAGCCTTTCCCGCCGTCCTGATCCTCTCATGTCCATGGCGACGAGCGATGAATGGTGCTATGCCCTGCCTCAATGGCTGCATGTTTCTTTCTGGACCGGAGCGTCTGATGAAGCCTTGTCCTACGAGGGCATCGCTCTATCAGTATCCAACAAAGTTGAacaggatgatgaagacgagtTCAACATTCGGTGCCGCATGTATGCTTTGCAAATGAGAAGCATTCTCGAGACTAATGAGATCGAGACGACACCTCTGCAGGTCGACACTCATTTCCCTGCCAACATCACAGAGCCGCCATCGGCGCAAAAGTTTCGTCAGACGGGCATCAACGATACTGTCTACATCCCCAACAAGCGTGCTCCCGAGGCCCTGTTTGACTATGTATACGGCTTTCAAAGATTCGTCCCAGACAGACTCGCACGGCCTGGCGAGAAGTCTCTGTGGAAGCAGCTTCAGGAATTCGATGATTACAGAGCCAAGATTTCAAGTAATCGAAGGCACCATCATTCGTCACGACACGCCAAAGATTTGGATGAGATGACACGGAGACAGCTGGCCGAGGACTCGGGGCTCTATGGGACCTCCTTAcctgagaagaagccagccaTAATAGGTTCCTCAGCAAGAAAGCTGTCGATGAATATGGTGGACGCCGACAAACCATCCCCTGCAGCCATCAAGAAAGCCGAGCCAACTCCCAAAGCTTCCAAGCCAACAACGGTGGCGAAGCAACCAAAGTTGATGCGGCAGATCAGCCTTGGTCAACGGGGATTTGGTATCGCTGCCCCTAAAGCTGTGATTGCAGAGATCAAAGCTGAAACCGTCAATGCCTCTGGTACCTCGTCCGCAGAAACGAGGCAGCCATCAACACCTCGTATGCGCCCAGAGCTGCGTCCCAGCTCGCCTCAGACTATTACAAGCCAGTCTTCGACATTGTCCACGCAAAAGTATCGGCTGGATGCACCTGACACCATCATTGAGGGAGTGCCAATGACGCCGAGTATTCCTATTCTTAAGAGGAACAACTCTGGTATCCTCGACACTGCTGCAACACAGCTGAGGACTGCCTCCTCCATGATGATCTCCTCACCTTTCAACAACCGGCATCAGAAGCGGGAAGATGATCGTGATCTGAGGTTCTCGGACGCCCTGCGAGCTGATGATGCTCAGAAGGTCTATACCAACAAGCTGCGTGCTGGTGCTGTCTTGGATCTGCCGACTACTCTGTCTCCTACCACGGCCATCACCCCTTGGTTAACGCTGTTGAACCCATCCAACCCAGAGAGTCTCCTGATTGATGATAGCATCTTGTATAGCAGATGGCAGCACGTGTATCCTCAGATCAGCCAGATGAAGGTCCAGAAGTGGAAAGCCCTCTGCTGTCCTGCCTCTGTACCGTTGACGACTGAATACTTTCCCTCAAAGGCTCAGTTTGACACGGAGTATCATCGACACCCGTATACTCTTGACCAAAATGCCGATGATGACCTGGCCGAAGAGCCCAAGACGCGTCAGGAGTTCatccaggagctcatcaGTCTGCGATTCACTCAAGGCTTCCAGGTCGTGGTTGGCCCAGCAGTTGCACGGGCTTTTGGACAAAACCTCATCAAGATTGGTGACATCTTCTCGCGGGATCAGCGCTTAGAGGATGGCACCAGCATTTTCATGTCGGTTGGCAACACCATTCACCAGCTCTCATGTGTGAATGGCACAGAGGTGGAGGTCAACATCTTTATGCGGAAGCCAATAGATACATCCATCACCTGTCAGGGCTTCTCGCCAATCTACAGGCCCGCCATCCGAACTCTGCTGGACGATTGCTACGAAGCACGAGAGATCGACATCCTCACACCCCGACCAGAGCGCAACTGGAACATGATTGATTCGTACATTGCtggccatcatgatgagatgatggataGCTTGCGCTTCTGGCGTGCAAGGTTCGTCCTCATTCCTGTGTCGCGCAAGGACGTCCCATTGCCCAAGACACAAGGCGGAGACAACGCCGAGGAGGTCCGTATCGAGGGAATCAAGCGTCTCGCACAGTCTTGGCAGAAGTATCGTTACATTCCCCCATCAGAGCGGCGGTATCATTCGGTTGGCCATCGTCGGAAGCGGGATCCCAATCCCCTGGACATTGTCTACAAGACTGAGGATCCCTCGGTTGTTATCGCCGCTGAGCTCGAGACCCTTCCTCTCTTTGAGGGTCTCGATGGCATCGGCCGCAAGGGGCAGCTTGTATCGAGTAAAGAGCGTTTCAAGAAGTCCAACTTGAACTTGTCTGCGCTCGCTGAAGCCATGCAGCAGCCGGTCGAGAATGGAGGCGTCAGGTTGCAGAATCGAAGGTGGCATCTCCGTCTTCACTATGCTTGCTTCATCGGCTCTGACATGGTGACGTGGCTACTCGACAACTTTGAAGATCTCGAGACTCGAGAAGATGCTGAGGCTCTGGGCAACGCCCTGATGGCGAcggacgaggccaaggctggcacGCAGAAGAGTGAAAAGGACAAGGGCGTCTTCGTCCACGTCGAGAAGAGACACCAGTTCCGCGATGGCAACTACTTTTACCAGATCGCCAGCGAGTTTGCGAAGGCCCATACGGGATGGTTCAACACAAGAAGGGCTGGAGTTCCCCCCACGCCGATCCTTGAGCCTACGAACCGAGATTCGCCTCGGGCTTTGATGTCAGCTCGTCCAACCTCAATTCATGAAGAGGGTTCCCCTGCGTCGACATCAACCACGCCGACTCTGCCTCTGTCTCACAATGGCAAACGGCCTAAAGTGGTGCTGAGCAAGGTCATCAAGTACGACGTGGACCATCGCAAGCGATCATTCAGACCCGAGAGGATCGACTTGCACTATGACCGTCTTCACAACCCAGACAGTTGCTACCACATCCGAATAGACTGGATGAACGTGACTACCAAGCTAGTTGAAGACGCGGTCGAGAGCTGGGCTCGAGAGGCTAGCCAATACGGCCTACGTCTTGTCGAGGTGCCCATCAAGGAGGCATGCACCATCACGGAAACTAATCCTTTCCGGAGACCCTTCCGTCTCAAGCTGGCAGCGCATCCTCCAGACCAGAAGCCCGAGACATACTTTGACCCCAACTCCCTGGGTCCGACAACCTCTCCGACTAGGCACTTTTACCAGACggccatcctcaagaagtTCGACTTTGTCCTCGACATGGAGGCGGGATCCAACTTCCCCGGCAACGTCGATGTGAGCTACTCTTGGGGCAAGCCCGACTTCAAGTATAGTCAGTACATCCACCGGAGCGGCACGCTCCTGGCTGAGATCACCGACGAAGGCGACTTGCTGTTCTTGGCGAATCGCCTATACAGCAACCGGCCCGCAAACCCACGAGACAAGGAGATTCGGGCTGCTGACCCCCTGGTTGAACGCGGAGGAGGCCGCATGTCGGCATTCGGCCCCTACAGCACCTACGGCATCCCTGAGTCGAATACTATGGCTTCGCCCTTGCTCAAGCCGACGCATTACTACCACTCTCCGGCGCTCAAGCCCGTGGACCAGCCGACCAAGGCGGTCCCGGTCTCAGCCCCGGACCCAGAGCTCATCAAGATTGAGATCGAGGAGTTCTGCCacgacgccgccgccctcgaggCGTTTTACCGTGAGGCTATGGAGAAGAACCAGGCAGTCCAAGGCACGCCCGCCACTGCCGCAGTCCCCACCGTGCTTGAAGCAGTGCCTGAAGCCAGCATCCCGACCCTCGGCCTGCCACCCGGTGTGCTCGGGGGCAACGATGGCGCACCCACCAAGCGCCTCAACAGTCCCATGTCCTTTTTGCGAAGGAGCAGCGTGCAGTATGACAGCGGATCGAGTCTGAGCGGGCGATAA
- a CDS encoding Sister chromatid cohesion protein, whose product MNNMQPNSHGGPQNGLFAHQGTTNPNPSISRPFTLQESLPYSPQTSTIPFISDIIPDPTLGSGSVSLPLSDLFQTQEFNTLNREIAGQPHMPRNVKQVVDHVLQDIKPGQRTRYKFCAVSRTSSAPPTGKGLIDDLSPISKTIVEKVGIGSYYKASKSTVPESKQPNGHPKGHPTPKLPHTSLNAPTTPQSSHPAQNSQAHRSNSVRIEVAIPSKRQFDPSAYVDVSNVTQQEVPAPVQSQHLHQAQQYPQQMQTQPQLSAKPLQPTPEAGQNPAFRIELPAANINRDEYIEVEDRPDDPHHLSVRKGNQQEYSDSQDLIGESLDQRQRSEAALDTLDKLVRSVFTSVHRVLSMEPGYDHIVSVSQDQEVAMTASTQQKMHGAIQKTISLRCFDRVPVEHLMQIMKLSEASLKQVEDWEMRVDDGWSEEEVNTWVQQLADVETMLKSARTCLRILSGGRDDKQLYSETVIQRSVDIFRKVTEDIVMLLVELRPSGSAATAFKAFSKNKKPIATIFLGCQKLFALLAELVTKIELSDTVINSLEFTASRLIFMDNAYFEKDSVVGVQKFDGLRSVAMDMLCQIFLIKPQQRQGIIDEILTSLEKLPVGKQSARQFKLSDGGSIQPVSALIMRLVQASSGRVNNSNEHNRNKLMRNINGEEEEDDDDENLPPESKRFVSSIKSEEQGARQHAVSIKDLETSVAPLLDTAQRNASYVINFMVSRAISSTKSGDSPYRNLLDLFVEDFTTCLDLPDWPSAELLLRLLVFMMVQQFEGPKTAAPAKNMALELLGGCSAAISRLRSHVKRLVSSSEGNDADDLSRYLADLATQAREQRTRVEQIVAWAGPYRATLESLQGRCHDDPHLLSAISFLVTGWASQVHNGYDSYQESDDERDEELGRLGYRLRMMIEDRRWLVNEYTFKSVSANQAKLAYSIILLRSPFCEAYDKILNILLRSMGTDQATVRSKSLKSVNQVLETDPSILDVNSNVLNKILECAGDTSTQVRDSALGLLGNCMTMRPALEDALTEVVVNRFQDSGVGVRKRAMKLARDIYLRNHSRALRSLIANGLLRRVHDPDESVCDLARQVIEEVWFAPFYRDDGTAVYQTSLTEHVSLVIQTVNSGMLSETLDKVFRSILRPKDKSLQGPFSVCSKLVANMFGLIDNLDSDDSTVPSGRDALNVLTIFANADPKLFNFEQIRLLKPHLASFAKPEELTAFRSVTVIYRRVLPTLSTVHSDFLLEVRKLLLGAVGKLNLRAPLDDLIACTLVVCELLNVFEPLANAMASSLAGLQRLRSMGKLDEKTSLYLNAYCLVIGMIAKHCDLDNCPGPFKKKFPKWPGGSVARLAIDTLAPFTAPSQPLDSRRPALDAIGLACQSWPRNYVIPKVYTAFQQVFDEQVPSLENAILRSFREFLIIEEKRSETAGQVPSGKKKELTVMGGTSYDDVASATTQRFLKDITRIALSSQDEHAFLAMEVLGSINRQGLTHPKETGVTLITLETSSNRKIAELAWEEHRSLHEKHETVLEREYVKAVQSAFAYQRDVVGEPHGATTNPFQSKLHYLMETLKISKMKNRQRFLDKLCGQVDFELAKLDMSGDIPTQMVYARFIIENLAYFEYQTMGELQTTVNAMEKILTSTGAPVAQAIESEVFNVRMDVDQPPAAPDGPPGFSTADSISVSAPVDGQPSVAPAPAFALTVEPARLRQLTTAAIILLSMWEVRTFIRRLFGMGLKRQDTKVKALAKDLNKSPVKVQGVHGDKVWDEIESLMKGLQDQEHMIKTCSAFVELLNVDKDLKVAEDAGEMDLEPATPSADEDEEGDVMADRGRKRKGGSTPGGRKKRARSSSQPRKRGRPRKNRESVEHDVEADLDGDWF is encoded by the exons ATGAACAATATGCAGCCAAATAGCCATGGCGGCCCCCAAAATGGGCTGTTTGCCCATCAAGGGACTACGAACCCCAATCCTTCCATCTCGCGCCCGTTCACGCTACAGGAGTCGCTTCCTTATTCACCACAGACCTCGACTATCCCATTCATTTCCG ATATAATCCCCGACCCGACTCTGGGTTCAGGATCTGTCTCGTTGCCCCTATCCGACTTGTTCCAAACCCAAGAGTTCAACACCCTGAACAGAGAGATCGCTGGGCAGCCCCATATGCCGCGAAACGTCAAGCAAGTCGTCGACCATGTTCTGCAGGACATCAAGCCAGGCCAGAGAACTCGATA CAAGTTTTGCGCCGTCTCGAGAACGTCCTCAGCTCCACCAACCGGCAAGGGTCTGATCGATGACCTGTCGCCGATTTCGAAGACGATCGTTGAGAAAGTAGGCATAGGATCCTATTACAAAGCGTCAAAGTCGACCGTACCCGAATCGAAGCAACCGAACGGACATCCGAAAGGCCATCCGACCCCCAAACTGCCTCATACCTCACTTAACGCGCCGACTACTCCTCAATCCTCGCACCCGGCTCAAAACTCTCAGGCCCATAGGTCCAACTCCGTTAGGATCGAGGTTGCCATACCGTCTAAGAGACAGTTCGATCCATCCGCGTACGTTGATGTCAGCAACGTCACTCAGCAAGAGGTTCCCGCTCCTGTTCAGTCGCAACATCTGCATCAAGCGCAACAGTACCCGCAGCAGATGCAAACGCAACCACAGCTGTCGGCCAAACCACTTCAGCCAACCCCTGAAGCTGGTCAGAACCCAGCATTCCGTATCGAACTTCCCGCCGCGAATATCAACCGTGATGAGTATATCGAAGTGGAGGACCGACCGGACGATCCACATCATCTATCGGTGCGGAAAGGAAACCAACAAGAGTACTCCGACAGCCAAGATTTGATTGGCGAGAGTCTTGACCAGCGTCAACGGAGCGAGGCGGCATTGGACACGCTCGACAAGCTTGTCCGTTCAGTCTTCACCTCTGTGCATAGAGTGCTTTCGATGGAACCCGGCTATGATCATATCGTCTCGGTgtctcaagatcaagaggTCGCTATGACCGCCTCTACGCAACAGAAGATGCATGGTGCGATTCAAAAGACCATCTCTCTGAGGTGCTTTGACCGCGTTCCGGTCGAGCATTTGATGCAGATTATGAAGCTGAGTGAAGCGAGCTTGAAGCAGGTCGAAGACTGGGAAATGCGAGTTGACGATGGTTGgtccgaggaagaggtcaaCACCTGGGTGCAACAACTTGCAGACGTGGAGACGATGTTGAAGTCGGCTCGAACATGCCTTCGCATCCTCTCGGGGGGCAGAGACGACAAGCAACTCTACTCGGAGACCGTCATTCAACGAAGTGTCGACATTTTCAGAAAGGTCACAGAAGACATTGTGATGCTGTTGGTGGAGCTCCGTCCATCTGGCTCTGCTGCAACTGCCTTCAAGGCCTTttccaagaacaagaaacCCATTGCGACCATCTTCTTGGGTTGCCAGAAGCTCTTCGCCTTGCTGGCAGAGCTCGTCACAAAGATTGAGCTTTCAGACACCGTCATCAATTCGCTCGAGTTCACTGCATCACGACTTATCTTTATGGACAACGCCTATTTCGAAAAGGATTCCGTTGTTGGTGTTCAGAAATTCGACGGACTACGCTCCGTGGCGATGGACATGCTCTGCCAAATCTTTCTGATCAAGCCCCAGCAGCGCCAAGGCATCATTGACGAGATTCTTACTTCTCTTGAGAAGTTGCCGGTCGGCAAGCAGAGTGCTCGGCAGTTCAAGCTTTCTGATGGAGGCAGTATTCAGCCAGTCTCGGCTCTGATCATGAGATTGGTTCAAGCCAGCTCGGGGCGAGTAAACAACAGCAACGAGCACAATCGCAACAAGTTGATGCGAAACATcaatggcgaggaagaagaagatgacgacgacgagaatcTTCCTCCTGAAAGCAAACGTTTCGTATCCTCGATTAAAAGTGAGGAGCAAGGCGCGAGACAGCATGCGGTCTCTATTAAAGATCTCGAGACTTCGGTTGCTCCGCTCCTGGACACTGCGCAGCGCAACGCAAGCTACGTGATCAACTTTATGGTTTCGCGTGCCATCAGCTCCACCAAGTCGGGCGATTCCCCCTATCGAAACTTGCTTGATCTCTTTGTCGAGGACTTCACCACCTGCCTCGACCTGCCTGATTGGCCGTCAgctgagcttcttcttcgtcttttGGTATTCATGATGGTGCAGCAATTTGAAGGCCCAAAAACGGCAGCCCCAGCAAAGAATATGGCTTTGGAGTTGTTGGGTGGCTGCAGTGCCGCAATCTCTCGACTTCGATCTCACGTCAAGAGATTGGTAAGCTCTTCCGAAGGCAATGACGCGGATGACCTATCTCGCTATCTTGCCGATCTTGCGACTCAAGCCAGGGAGCAGAGGACCCGGGTGGAGCAAATTGTCGCTTGGGCCGGTCCCTACCGAGCAACCCTCGAATCCCTTCAGGGCCGGTGTCACGATGATCCTCACCTGCTGAGTGCCATCTCGTTTCTGGTTACAGGTTGGGCATCCCAGGTTCACAACGGTTACGACTCATACCAAGAGAGCGACGATGAGCGAGATGAGGAACTCGGGCGCCTGGGGTACAGACTGAGAATGATGATCGAGGATCGTCGCTGGCTTGTCAACGAGTACACCTTCAAGTCGGTCTCAGCGaaccaggccaagctcgCCTACTCGATCATTTTGCTACGATCGCCATTCTGCGAGGCCTAtgacaagatcctcaacaTTCTACTCCGTTCGATGGGAACCGATCAAGCCACAGTGCGGAGCAAGAGTTTGAAGAGTGTCAACCAGGTGCTTGAGACAGATCCGTCCATCCTGGACGTCAATTCAAACGTTCTCAACAAGATTTTGGAGTGTGCTGGCGACACGTCAACACAAGTTCGAGACTCTGCCCTCGGCTTGCTTGGCAACTGCATGACCATGCGGCCTGCCCTTGAAGACGCTTTGACAGAGGTAGTTGTCAACCGCTTTCAAGACTCCGGCGTCGGTGTGAGGAAGCGCGCCATGAAGCTTGCCCGTGACATCTATCTTCGCAATCACAGCAGGGCTCTACGAAGCTTGATTGCAAACGGCTTGCTCCGCCGAGTGCACGATCCTGATGAAAGCGTGTGCGATCTTGCCCGTCAAGTTATCGAAGAGGTTTGGTTTGCCCCCTTTTATCGAGACGATGGGACCGCTGTCTACCAGACCTCGCTCACCGAGCACGTGTCCCTCGTGATACAGACAGTCAACTCGGGAATGCTGTCTGAGACACTCGACAAGGTCTTTAGGTCCATTCTCAGACCAAAGGACAAATCTCTACAGGGACCATTCTCTGTCTGCTCCAAACTCGTGGCCAACATGTTTGGGCTCATTGACAACCTGGACTCGGACGATTCCACCGTCCCCTCCGGACGTGATGCGTTGAACGTGCTTACGATTTTTGCTAATGCGGACCCCAAGCTCTTCAACTTTGAACAAATCCGCCTCTTGAAGCCACATCTGGCAAGCTTCGCCAAGCCCGAGGAGTTGACTGCTTTCCGAAGTGTGACAGTTATCTATCGGCGAGTGCTTCCCACACTCTCGACTGTCCATTCCGACTTTCTGCTGGAAGTTCGCAAGTTGCTGCTGGGTGCGGTCGGCAAACTCAACTTGCGGGCACCCCTGGATGATTTGATCGCCTGCACCTTGGTCGTCTGCGAGTTGCTAAACGTGTTTGAGCCCCTGGCAAATGCCATGGCATCTAGTCTTGCGGGACTGCAGCGTCTGCGCAGCATGGGCAAGTTGGATGAAAAAACCAGCCTATATCTCAACGCATACTGCCTCGTCATTGGCATGATTGCAAAGCACTGCGACCTTGACAACTGCCCGGGACCGTTCAAGAAGAAATTCCCCAAATGGCCGGGGGGCTCAGTCGCAAGACTGGCTATCGACACATTGGCCCCGTTCACCGCCCCTTCGCAGCCCCTGGACAGTCGCAGACCAgccctcgacgccatcgGGTTGGCTTGCCAGTCCTGGCCGCGCAACTATGTCATCCCCAAGGTATATACGGCGTTCCAGCAGGTCTTTGACGAGCAGGTACCCAGCCTTGAGAATGCGATCCTGAGATCATTCAGAGAATTCCTCATTATCGAGGAGAAGCGGTCCGAGACGGCAGGACAAGTCCCATcaggcaagaagaaggagttgaCAGTCATGGGAGGAACCAGCTATGATGATGTGGCCAGTGCCACTACGCAGAGATTCCTCAAGGACATCACGCGCATTGCGCTCTCAAGCCAGGATGAACATGCGTTTCTCGCCATGGAGGTCCTGGGAAGCATCAACCGACAGGGTTTGACTCATCCCAAGGAAACCGGCGTGACCCTGATAACACTCGAAACGTCTTCGAACCGCAAGATTGCCGAGTTGGCGTGGGAAGAGCACCGGTCTCTGCACGAGAAACACGAGACGGTGCTGGAACGAGAGTATGTCAAGGCAGTTCAGTCCGCCTTTGCTTACCAGCGAGACGTTGTTGGGGAGCCACATGGCGCTACCACGAACCCATTCCAGTCCAAGTTGCACTACTTGATGGAAACGCTCAAGATAAGCAAGATGAAGAACCGCCAGCGCTTCTTGGACAAGCTCTGCGGACAGGTGGACTTTGAACTGGCCAAACTGGACATGTCAGGCGACATCCCAACGCAGATGGTCTATGCACGATTCATCATTGAGAATCTGGCATACTTCGAGTACCAAACGATGGGAGAGCTGCAGACCACGGTCAACgcgatggagaagatccTAACCAGCACGGGTGCCCCGGTGGCTCAAGCCATTGAGTCGGAAGTGTTCAACGTCCGGATGGATGTTGACCAGCCACCGGCGGCTCCAGATGGACCCCCTGGGTTTTCTACAGCGGATTCCATTTCGGTCTCGGCACCTGTTGACGGCCAACCATCAGTCGCACCAGCGCCAGCATTTGCGTTGACAGTCGAGCCAGCCCGTCTTCGACAGCTTACAACAGCGGCAATTATCCTGTTGTCCATGTGGGAGGTGCGAACATTTATTCGTCGCCTTTTCGGCATGGGCCTCAAGCGACAGgacaccaaggtcaaggcacTGGCCAAAGATCTGAACAAGTCTCCCGTCAAGGTGCAAGGTGTGCATGGAGACAAGGTCTGGGACGAGATCGAGTCTCTGATGAAGGGCCTCCAGGACCAAGAGCACATGATCAAAACATGCTCGGCGTTTGTGGAGCTCCTCAACGTTGACAAAGACCTGAAGGTGGCAGAAGACGCTGGCGAGATGGACCTGGAGCCGGCGACTCCCAGTgcggacgaggacgaggagggcgatgTAATGGCGGATAGAGGACGTAAGCGGAAGGGCGGGTCGACACCAGGAGGACGCAAGAAACGGGCGCGGTCGAGCTCACAGCCTCGAAAACGGGGCCGACCTCGCAAGAACCGAGAGAGCGTCGAGCACGATGTTGAAGCGGACCTTGACGGGGACTGGTTTTAA